Proteins encoded within one genomic window of Glycine soja cultivar W05 chromosome 1, ASM419377v2, whole genome shotgun sequence:
- the LOC114408743 gene encoding cinnamoyl-CoA reductase-like SNL6, whose translation MAPSFDTSTHTVCVMDASGHLGFSLVQRLLQRGYTVHASVQSYGEENLFNGISSDPDKLRVFRSDPFDYHSIIDALRGCSGLFYSFEPPFDQPNYDEYMADVEVRAAHNVLEACAQTETIDKVIFTSSATAVVWREDRKTMELDLDERHWSDVNFCRKFKLWHGVSKTMAEKSAWALAMDRGVNMVSINAGLLMAHDLSVKHPYLRGAAEMYEDGVFVTVDLGFLVDAHICVYEDVSSYGRYLCFNHIINTHDDAVQLARKLTPGASSSLQQSDDYGKSFIEQRINNKKLNKLMVDFEA comes from the exons ATGGCCCCTTCATTCGACACAAGTACTCATACGGTATGCGTGATGGATGCTTCGGGCCACTTGGGCTTCAGCCTGGTCCAAAGACTCCTCCAAAGGGGCTACACCGTTCATGCCTCCGTTCAATCATAtg GGGAAGAAAACCTTTTCAATGGAATTTCATCTGATCCCGATAAGCTTAGGGTTTTTCGATCTGACCCATTTGATTACCATAGCATAATCGATGCTCTCCGAGGTTGCTCTGGTTTGTTCTACTCATTCGAACCTCCCTTTGACCAACCAAATTATGAT GAATACATGGCAGACGTGGAAGTAAGAGCAGCACACAACGTGCTGGAAGCATGTGCTCAGACAGAAACTATAGATAAAGTGATTTTCACTTCCTCAGCTACCGCAGTTGTTTGGAGGGAAGATCGCAAGACCATGGAACTAGATCTAGATGAGAGACATTGGAGTGATGTTAATTTCTGTCGCAAATTCAAG TTATGGCATGGGGTGTCAAAGACAATGGCAGAGAAGAGCGCGTGGGCCTTGGCAATGGACAGAGGAGTGAACATGGTGTCCATCAACGCAGGCTTATTGATGGCGCATGATCTCTCCGTCAAACACCCTTACCTAAGAGGAGCCGCAGAGATGTACGAGGATGGGGTGTTCGTGACCGTTGATTTGGGCTTCTTGGTCGACGCCCACATCTGCGTCTACGAGGATGTCTCATCCTACGGTCGTTATTTGTGCTTCAATCACATTATCAACACCCACGACGACGCCGTTCAGCTCGCCCGCAAGTTGACGCCTGGTGCCTCTTCCTCCTTGCAGCAAAG TGATGACTACGGGAAGAGTTTTATCGAACAGAGAATTAACAACAAGAAGTTGAACAAATTGATGGTGGACTTCGAGGCTTGA